One genomic segment of Pongo pygmaeus isolate AG05252 chromosome 19, NHGRI_mPonPyg2-v2.0_pri, whole genome shotgun sequence includes these proteins:
- the LOC129018071 gene encoding LOW QUALITY PROTEIN: olfactory receptor 1G1 (The sequence of the model RefSeq protein was modified relative to this genomic sequence to represent the inferred CDS: inserted 1 base in 1 codon): MEGKNLTSISEFFLLGFSEQLEEQKALFGSFLFMYLVTVAGNLLIILVIITDTQLHTPMYFFLANLSLADACFVSTTVPKMLANIRIQSQAISYSGCLLQLYFFMLFVMLEAFLLAVMAYDRYVAICHPLHYILIMSPGLCVFLVSASWIMNALHSLLHTLLMNSLSFCTNREIPHFFCDINPLLSLSCTDPFTNELVIFITGGVAGLVCVLCLIISYMNVFSTILKIPSAQGKRXAFSTCSSHLSVVSLFFGTSFCVYVSPPSTLSAQKDTVASVMYTVVTPTLNPFIYSLRNQEIKSSLRKLIWVRKIHSP; the protein is encoded by the exons ATGGAGGGGAAAAATCTGACCAGCATCTCAGAATTTTTCCTCCTGGGGTTCTCTGAGCAGCTGGAGGAGCAGAAGGCCCTCTTTGGGTCCTTCCTGTTCATGTACTTGGTCACGGTGGCCGGCAACCTCCTCATCATTCTAGTCATCATTACTGACACTCAACTCCATACCCCCATGTACTTCTTTCTAGCCAACCTCTCCCTTGCAGATGCCTGCTTTGTGTCCACCACAGTCCCTAAGATGCTGGCAAACATACGGATCCAGAGTCAGGCCATCTCCTACTCAGGGTGTCTACTACAGTTGTATTTTTTCATGTTGTTTGTGATGCTGGAGGCATTCCTCTTGGCGGTCATGGCCTATGACCGCTACGTGGCCATATGCCACCCACTTCATTACATTCTGATCATGAGCCCTGGGCTCTGTGTCTTCCTCGTGTCTGCATCCTGGATCATGAATGCCCTCCACTCCCTTCTACACACACTTCTGATGAACAGCCTGTCCTTCTGCACAAACCGTGAGATCCCACACTTCTTCTGTGACATCAATCCCCTCCTGAGTCTTTCCTGCACAGATCCCTTCACCAATGAGCTGGTGATCTTCATCACTGGGGGTGTCGCAGGACTGGTATGTGTGCTTTGCCTGATTATCTCTTACATGAACGTTTTCTCGACCATCCTGAAGATCCCATCAGCTCAGGGGAAGC TCGCCTTTTCCACCTGCAGCTCTCATCTCTCCGTGGTCTCTCTCTTCTTTGGGActtctttttgtgtttatgtCAGTCCTCCCTCAACCCTCTCGGCCCAGAAGGACACAGTTGCATCAGTGATGTACACAGTGGTAACTCCAACATTGAATCCCTTTATCTATAGTTTGAGGAACCAAGAAATAAAGTCTTCCCTGAGAAAGTTAATCTGGGTTCGGAAAATTCATTCCCCTTAG